A DNA window from candidate division WOR-3 bacterium contains the following coding sequences:
- the xylB gene encoding xylulokinase: MGYFLGIDLGTSGVKALVMDERGEKIVTSTVEYPLYTPKVNWAEQNPAEWWEATVKAIKQVISKASISSFDIKGIGLSGQMHGLVALDKEYKVLRPAILWCDQRTEKQCNYITEKIGKERLIELVSNPALTGFTAGKLLWVRDNEPEIYEKIYKILLPKDYIRFCLTGEFATEVSDASGTLFLNVKERKWSRELLDELDIDIDILPRCFESSVISGKVSSIASKETGLKEGTPVVGGGGDQAAQALGTGIVREGVISSTIGTSGVVFAASDTHRLDPAHTLHTFCHAVDGKWHLMGVMLSAGGSLRWLRDSLFAHLKIEAEKRGIDPYILMEEKAVKVPVGSEGLIFLPYLTGERTPYPDPNARGVFFGLSLRHTDGHFIRSVMEGVAFGLRDSLEIIRKLDITVNEIRGSGGGAKSPFWRQIQADINSSPITTVNITEGGAFGVALLAATATGVYSSIQEACDAVIKVTTKTNPIEENIKKYDEYYAIYRSLYPALKDRFLHLSEIHEKHA, encoded by the coding sequence ATGGGGTATTTTTTGGGTATAGATCTTGGCACAAGTGGTGTTAAGGCTCTTGTGATGGATGAGAGAGGAGAAAAGATAGTTACTTCCACAGTTGAATATCCTCTTTATACACCAAAAGTAAACTGGGCTGAGCAAAATCCAGCTGAGTGGTGGGAAGCAACAGTAAAAGCGATAAAACAAGTTATTAGTAAGGCTTCTATTTCTTCTTTTGATATAAAAGGGATAGGGCTTTCCGGTCAAATGCATGGGCTTGTGGCTTTGGATAAGGAGTATAAAGTCCTTCGACCTGCAATCTTATGGTGTGACCAAAGAACAGAAAAGCAATGTAATTATATTACAGAAAAGATAGGGAAAGAAAGATTAATTGAGCTTGTTTCGAATCCTGCTCTTACAGGATTTACTGCTGGAAAATTGCTTTGGGTTAGAGATAACGAGCCTGAGATTTATGAAAAAATTTATAAGATTCTTCTCCCAAAAGATTATATTCGTTTTTGTCTTACTGGAGAGTTTGCAACAGAAGTTTCTGATGCATCTGGGACTCTTTTTTTGAATGTTAAAGAAAGGAAATGGTCAAGGGAGTTATTAGATGAACTTGATATAGATATTGATATTCTTCCTCGTTGTTTTGAATCTTCTGTTATAAGTGGAAAAGTTAGTTCTATAGCGAGTAAAGAAACAGGTCTTAAGGAAGGAACACCTGTTGTTGGGGGTGGGGGAGATCAGGCAGCCCAAGCTCTTGGGACGGGAATTGTAAGAGAAGGAGTGATCTCTTCAACCATTGGCACATCTGGAGTTGTTTTTGCTGCGAGTGATACTCATCGTCTTGATCCTGCACATACATTACATACATTTTGTCACGCTGTAGATGGAAAATGGCATTTAATGGGTGTTATGTTATCAGCTGGAGGTTCTTTGAGATGGTTGCGAGATAGTTTATTTGCGCATTTAAAGATAGAAGCAGAGAAAAGGGGTATAGATCCTTACATTTTGATGGAAGAAAAAGCTGTTAAGGTTCCTGTTGGGAGTGAAGGTCTTATATTTTTACCATATCTCACAGGAGAAAGAACTCCTTATCCTGATCCTAATGCAAGAGGAGTTTTCTTTGGCTTGAGTCTTAGACATACAGATGGACACTTTATTCGTTCTGTAATGGAAGGAGTTGCTTTTGGCTTAAGAGATTCTTTAGAGATAATTAGGAAACTTGATATTACTGTAAATGAAATTAGAGGCTCAGGAGGAGGAGCAAAATCTCCTTTCTGGAGACAGATTCAAGCAGATATAAACAGTTCTCCCATTACCACTGTGAATATAACTGAGGGTGGAGCTTTTGGTGTTGCACTTCTTGCTGCAACAGCTACTGGGGTTTATTCAAGTATTCAGGAAGCCTGTGATGCTGTGATTAAGGTTACAACGAAAACGAATCCTATAGAGGAGAATATTAAGAAGTATGATGAATATTACGCTATTTATCGTTCGCTTTATCCTGCTCTTAAAGATAGATTTCTCCATTTAAGTGAGATTCACGAAAAACATGCTTGA
- a CDS encoding LL-diaminopimelate aminotransferase, protein MIYINENYLKLQSSYLFVEIERRVREYKEANPKKEIISLGIGDVTKALPKACIKALKKAVMEMADDKTFRGYGPSNGYSFLREKIAEVDFCSRGINISPDEIFISDGAKSDTANIQELFSLDLKVAVQDPVYPVYVDTNVMAGRTGRWESGRYKGLIYLEATEENDYIPSLPKDKADLIYLCFPNNPTGAVITKEKLKEWVDYAMKNKALILYDAAYEAFIRDRNIPKSIYEVEGAKEVAIEFRSFSKTAGFTGTRCAYTVVPKNCMAFDREGREHSLNEFWGRRQTTKFNGVSYPVQRAAFAVYSKEGQREVKNLIDYYLNNAGILRRTFEELGYKCNGGDNSPYIWVKIGKDSWEFFDLLLKEAGVVCTPGVGFGKCGEGYIRLSSFNTRSNIMRAVDRIREVLK, encoded by the coding sequence ATGATTTACATTAACGAGAATTATTTAAAATTACAATCTTCTTATCTCTTTGTAGAGATAGAGAGAAGAGTGAGAGAATATAAAGAAGCGAATCCTAAAAAGGAGATTATTAGCCTTGGTATTGGTGATGTTACAAAGGCCTTACCAAAAGCTTGTATAAAAGCTTTAAAAAAAGCGGTAATGGAGATGGCAGATGATAAGACTTTTAGAGGATATGGTCCATCTAATGGTTATTCTTTTCTTAGAGAGAAAATTGCTGAAGTGGATTTTTGCTCTAGGGGAATAAATATTTCTCCAGATGAGATTTTTATAAGTGATGGAGCAAAATCTGATACTGCTAACATTCAAGAGCTTTTTTCTCTGGATCTAAAGGTTGCCGTTCAGGATCCTGTTTATCCAGTTTATGTTGATACAAATGTTATGGCAGGTAGAACAGGAAGATGGGAAAGTGGCAGATATAAAGGTTTGATATATTTAGAAGCAACAGAAGAGAATGATTATATTCCTTCTTTACCGAAAGATAAAGCAGATCTAATTTATCTTTGTTTTCCTAATAATCCTACAGGCGCTGTTATTACGAAGGAAAAACTTAAAGAATGGGTAGATTATGCAATGAAAAATAAAGCTTTAATTCTTTATGATGCTGCTTATGAAGCTTTTATTCGTGATAGAAATATCCCAAAAAGTATTTATGAGGTAGAAGGAGCAAAAGAAGTAGCGATAGAGTTTAGGAGTTTTTCTAAAACAGCAGGGTTTACTGGAACTAGATGTGCATATACTGTTGTGCCAAAGAATTGTATGGCTTTTGATAGAGAAGGGAGAGAGCATTCATTAAATGAATTTTGGGGTCGTCGCCAGACTACGAAATTTAATGGGGTTTCTTATCCTGTTCAGAGAGCCGCTTTTGCAGTTTATTCTAAAGAAGGACAAAGGGAGGTGAAGAATTTAATTGATTATTACCTTAATAACGCTGGAATACTACGGAGAACGTTTGAAGAATTGGGTTATAAATGTAATGGAGGGGATAATTCTCCTTATATTTGGGTAAAAATTGGAAAAGATTCTTGGGAATTTTTTGATTTACTTTTAAAAGAAGCAGGAGTTGTTTGTACTCCTGGTGTTGGTTTTGGGAAGTGTGGGGAAGGTTATATAAGATTAAGTTCTTTTAATACAAGAAGTAATATAATGAGGGCTGTGGATCGGATTAGAGAGGTTCTAAAATGA
- a CDS encoding SLBB domain-containing protein, with translation MRKEKIMIIFNFILFSLISFGQTIDKNLLEKLTPKKTITPQPIQKDTIREKRLIKIPEAETLSTIEKMFNEKYFVTSQKEKLQKLRDSLIEEVKTESLKIEMRGKYLKDVNEKSIDKYLKYIISADTTYFGLRKKLLKVNKKLDSISPNLKQFGYDMFEAYLLEPPIFAPIADNYILGPGDELYIEISGKDLNTSFTKNIDRNGELVLPYVGSLNLWGISYGESKKIIEEAFKKEFTNIEVNVSLGNLKSVSVFVLGEVNNPGIYNISVLSNPLSPLFEAEGVKKSGSLRKIKYISENGNKNIDLYKLFVEGQSLPLIQFSSGDIIYVPPIGSVVGIKGAVNKPGIYELEGKEYLEDIIKMAGGFSPIAGRKRIQIERISSKDEKFLEDLNFENVNDFQKISKTFKIENGDLISVFEIFPYYHNYVEIYGDVKKEGIYEFKKGMTILKLIEEAGGPKSKGTTLEEAELIRFISPGEPEKIMRINLKDPVEGNIELKEYDKLKVLSKERKESYVYLDGEFLYPGKYQIKDGVTTIKEVIERAGGFTENAYPEGTIFIKKALEESQKEALENLKIETHSDLILQQREVLGNFEPEIATAAQEYIKFGEELLPELKKIQIPGRVIINLLDTLQLKTPLEDGDRIEVPKIPKIVQIIGEVYNPTGIIYKERFSLKDYLNIAGGLKPSANKKEIYVRRASGKILKGSPEIKPGDTIVVPAKVKIETGFWKTIGNVADVLYKVAIAVLAYATLSSSK, from the coding sequence ATGAGAAAAGAAAAAATAATGATAATTTTTAATTTTATACTGTTTTCTTTAATTTCATTTGGACAAACAATAGACAAAAATCTTTTAGAGAAACTCACTCCAAAGAAAACAATAACTCCACAACCTATTCAAAAAGACACTATTAGAGAAAAAAGATTAATTAAAATTCCAGAAGCTGAGACACTTTCAACAATAGAAAAAATGTTTAACGAAAAATATTTTGTTACTTCCCAAAAAGAAAAACTACAAAAATTAAGGGATTCTTTAATAGAAGAAGTAAAAACAGAATCTTTAAAGATTGAAATGAGGGGTAAATACCTAAAAGACGTAAATGAAAAATCAATAGACAAATATTTAAAATATATAATCTCAGCAGATACAACATACTTCGGTCTCCGAAAGAAATTATTAAAAGTGAATAAAAAACTTGATTCTATATCGCCGAATTTAAAGCAATTTGGATATGATATGTTTGAAGCTTATCTATTAGAACCCCCAATTTTTGCTCCAATTGCTGATAATTACATATTAGGTCCAGGAGACGAACTCTATATAGAAATTTCAGGAAAAGATCTTAATACTTCATTTACAAAAAATATCGATCGTAATGGAGAACTTGTCCTTCCTTATGTAGGAAGTTTAAATCTTTGGGGTATATCTTATGGAGAGAGCAAAAAAATAATTGAAGAGGCTTTTAAAAAGGAGTTTACGAATATTGAGGTTAACGTAAGCTTAGGAAATTTAAAAAGTGTAAGTGTTTTTGTTCTCGGAGAAGTCAATAACCCAGGAATTTATAACATCTCTGTTTTATCAAATCCTCTATCTCCGCTTTTTGAAGCAGAAGGAGTAAAAAAATCGGGAAGTCTTAGAAAAATAAAATATATTTCTGAAAATGGGAATAAAAACATTGATCTTTACAAACTTTTTGTTGAAGGGCAATCCTTACCATTAATACAGTTTTCATCTGGAGATATTATCTATGTCCCTCCAATTGGATCTGTTGTAGGAATAAAAGGAGCTGTTAATAAACCTGGTATATATGAATTAGAAGGGAAAGAATACTTAGAAGATATAATAAAAATGGCAGGGGGGTTTTCTCCAATAGCTGGGAGAAAAAGAATTCAAATTGAAAGAATTTCTTCAAAAGATGAAAAATTTCTGGAAGACTTAAATTTTGAAAATGTAAATGATTTTCAAAAAATTTCAAAAACATTCAAAATAGAGAATGGAGATCTTATTTCTGTGTTTGAGATTTTTCCATATTACCATAATTATGTAGAAATCTATGGAGATGTAAAGAAGGAAGGAATATATGAATTCAAAAAAGGAATGACTATTCTAAAACTAATTGAAGAAGCAGGGGGTCCAAAAAGCAAAGGAACAACCTTAGAAGAAGCAGAACTTATTCGTTTCATTAGCCCTGGAGAACCGGAAAAAATAATGAGAATTAATCTTAAAGATCCAGTAGAAGGAAATATTGAACTTAAAGAATACGATAAATTAAAAGTTCTATCAAAAGAAAGAAAAGAAAGTTACGTTTACTTAGATGGAGAATTTTTATACCCAGGGAAATATCAAATAAAAGATGGAGTAACAACAATTAAAGAAGTTATTGAAAGAGCTGGGGGCTTTACAGAAAACGCTTATCCGGAGGGAACTATATTTATAAAAAAGGCCTTAGAAGAATCTCAAAAAGAAGCTCTTGAGAATTTAAAAATAGAAACACATTCGGATCTCATTTTACAACAAAGAGAAGTCTTAGGAAATTTTGAACCAGAAATCGCCACAGCAGCCCAGGAATATATTAAGTTTGGAGAGGAACTTTTACCAGAACTTAAAAAAATCCAAATTCCCGGAAGGGTTATAATAAATTTACTGGATACCCTTCAATTAAAAACACCTCTTGAGGATGGAGATAGAATAGAAGTTCCAAAGATACCAAAAATTGTCCAAATAATAGGAGAAGTTTACAATCCAACAGGAATAATCTACAAAGAGAGATTTTCACTAAAAGATTATTTAAATATTGCAGGAGGATTAAAACCCTCTGCAAACAAAAAAGAAATATATGTTAGAAGAGCTTCAGGTAAAATTCTAAAAGGGTCTCCTGAAATAAAACCTGGAGACACAATTGTAGTTCCAGCAAAAGTCAAAATAGAAACAGGTTTCTGGAAAACAATAGGAAATGTTGCTGATGTTCTTTATAAAGTAGCTATTGCCGTTTTAGCTTATGCTACTCTCTCTTCCTCTAAATAG
- a CDS encoding DUF502 domain-containing protein, producing the protein MSFKNRMKRYFITGLVAILPLGLTLGIIWFLIQKIGGLLGRHFAQIPLFSKLPISISSILGFIVVIIGIYLIGFITSSFIGIWSMKTLDKIMERLPFAKGIYNATKQLVNAIMIDHSAFSKVVIIKYPWENTYTLAFLTSKEPWKIGEKEFYNVFLPTSPNPTSGYYLIYPASDIIETDISIQDGFKIIASGGVILPKGRKF; encoded by the coding sequence ATGAGTTTCAAGAATAGAATGAAAAGATATTTCATAACAGGTCTTGTTGCAATCCTTCCTTTAGGGCTAACTTTAGGTATTATATGGTTTTTAATTCAAAAAATAGGAGGGCTTTTGGGAAGACATTTTGCTCAAATCCCTTTATTTTCAAAACTTCCAATTTCCATTTCTTCCATTTTAGGATTTATTGTAGTTATAATTGGTATTTATTTAATAGGTTTTATTACATCTAGTTTTATAGGAATATGGTCTATGAAAACTCTTGATAAAATAATGGAAAGACTTCCTTTTGCAAAAGGAATCTATAATGCGACAAAACAACTTGTAAATGCAATAATGATAGATCACTCTGCTTTCAGTAAAGTGGTTATAATAAAGTATCCATGGGAAAATACATATACTCTTGCATTTTTGACCAGTAAAGAACCTTGGAAAATTGGAGAAAAAGAATTTTATAATGTATTCTTACCAACCTCTCCAAATCCAACTTCTGGATATTATCTTATTTACCCTGCTTCTGATATTATAGAAACCGACATTTCAATCCAAGACGGATTTAAAATAATAGCCTCTGGCGGAGTAATTTTACCAAAAGGAAGGAAATTTTAG
- the dnaE gene encoding DNA polymerase III subunit alpha — protein MEFTHFHVHSHYSILDGGIKIPDLIAQVKNLNMDAVAITDHGNLFGVFEFYEEAVKNQIKPIIGMEGYFSLEGRKKKSENYHITLWAKNSKGYHNLMKLSSLAYIEGFYKKPRLDKELLLKYKEGIIVGSSCRNGIIPALIFNNKLEEAEEEIKFFKKEFKDDFYIEIMRVGLEKEIEVNEKLIELSKKFDVPIIATNDVHYLKKEDSKTHEILLLLQTKKTISEENVLKLPTDNFYLRSPSEMEELFKDIPEAIENTQYLKEKCVPVAFEIGKRLLPSIEIPKGFNGPDEYLEYLAKTGLLEKVKRVTPGEEERLEYELSVIKELGLSGYFLIIKDIVDFAREKGIPVGPGRGSATSSLVLYSLGITNVNPLKHGLIFERFLNPQRISMADVDIDFSDLRRDEVVQYIKEKYGERNVAQIVTFSILKARSVIRDVGRVLEIPYSDCDELAKEIEREQSIEEAINNSKELKEKIESRKDLKELIEIAKTLEGLIRQTSTHAAGVVIAPGDITDYVPLFVNTNGEEKIISTQFSMEILEKLGLLKVDILGLKTLTVIQETLKNIPHHLDIYNLEKDDKKTFELIRRGDTTGVFQLESEGMKKMLRKIQPTDFSDLVASVALYRPGPLQNIDQDEFALRKKGKITPEYIHPKLKPILEETYGIMLYQEQVMKIANILGGFSLGEADILRKAMGKKKIEVMQSMEEKFIEGCLKNGLSKKQAEEIFEKMSSFAKYGFNKAHSVSYAEIAYQTAYLKAHYPVEFYAASLTSSIGEDVEEIRKFIKDAKEHGIEIKPPCINISKYEFVPEGNAIRYGLGGIKNVGKSAVLEIIKEREKKKFEDFFDFVERAGGRLVNKKVIESLIKAGAFDSLHPNRNSLLSTLQNAVDYARSKEKRKMGSLFEEKKMELVPAPPFEEDEKLRYELESYGFFFSNHPLHKYEKLAEALFTPSEKIKELPSNKLIITGGTIINCEKKTSKKNQRWAKLKVEDENGSFDVLIFPKLFEEIGTKIDNFSSIVIKGRIKEDLSTNQKQITAEKIIPLEKIEEHIKNAYLILNIGEISEEDITGIKKILTEYPGKIPLIILCRNNYEEIKLRSRDIKINPDEEMIEKVNNIIGEGNLRFTI, from the coding sequence ATGGAATTTACACATTTTCACGTCCATAGCCACTACTCAATATTAGACGGTGGAATAAAAATCCCGGATTTAATTGCTCAGGTAAAAAACTTAAATATGGATGCTGTTGCCATTACTGATCATGGAAATCTCTTTGGGGTGTTTGAGTTTTACGAAGAAGCAGTAAAAAACCAAATAAAACCAATTATTGGAATGGAAGGTTATTTCTCTCTAGAAGGGAGAAAAAAGAAGTCAGAAAACTATCATATAACTCTTTGGGCAAAAAATTCAAAAGGTTATCACAACTTAATGAAGCTCTCCTCTTTGGCATACATTGAGGGTTTTTACAAAAAGCCAAGGCTTGATAAAGAACTTCTTTTAAAATATAAAGAAGGAATAATTGTTGGAAGTTCTTGTAGAAATGGGATAATTCCTGCTCTTATATTTAATAATAAGTTAGAGGAAGCAGAAGAAGAGATTAAATTCTTTAAAAAAGAATTTAAGGATGATTTCTATATTGAAATAATGAGAGTGGGATTAGAAAAAGAAATAGAAGTAAATGAAAAGTTAATAGAACTCTCTAAAAAATTTGACGTTCCAATAATTGCAACAAATGATGTGCATTACTTGAAAAAAGAAGATTCTAAAACCCATGAAATTCTACTTTTACTTCAAACAAAAAAAACTATTAGTGAAGAAAATGTCTTAAAATTACCTACAGATAATTTCTATCTTCGTTCTCCTTCCGAAATGGAAGAGCTTTTTAAAGACATCCCTGAAGCCATTGAAAATACTCAATATTTAAAAGAAAAATGCGTACCTGTGGCTTTTGAAATAGGTAAAAGATTACTGCCTTCAATAGAAATTCCAAAAGGTTTTAATGGTCCTGATGAATATCTTGAGTATTTAGCAAAAACAGGGCTGCTTGAAAAAGTGAAAAGGGTTACCCCAGGAGAAGAAGAAAGATTAGAATATGAACTCTCCGTAATAAAAGAATTAGGCTTATCTGGCTACTTCTTAATAATCAAAGACATCGTTGATTTCGCAAGAGAAAAAGGGATTCCTGTTGGACCAGGAAGAGGTTCTGCAACAAGTAGTCTTGTTTTATATAGTTTAGGGATAACGAATGTTAATCCACTAAAACATGGTCTTATTTTTGAGAGGTTTTTGAATCCCCAGAGAATTTCTATGGCAGATGTAGATATTGACTTCTCTGATCTAAGAAGAGATGAGGTGGTTCAATATATAAAAGAAAAATATGGAGAGAGAAACGTTGCTCAAATTGTTACATTCAGTATACTAAAAGCAAGATCCGTAATAAGGGATGTTGGAAGGGTTCTTGAGATACCTTATTCTGACTGTGACGAATTAGCCAAAGAAATAGAAAGAGAACAATCCATTGAAGAGGCGATAAATAATTCTAAGGAACTAAAGGAGAAAATTGAAAGCAGAAAAGATTTAAAAGAACTCATTGAAATTGCTAAAACCCTTGAAGGCTTAATAAGGCAAACTTCTACACATGCAGCCGGTGTGGTAATTGCTCCGGGAGACATAACAGATTATGTTCCTCTTTTTGTGAATACAAATGGAGAAGAAAAAATTATCTCAACTCAATTCTCAATGGAAATATTAGAGAAGTTAGGACTCTTAAAGGTAGACATTTTAGGGTTAAAAACCCTCACTGTTATTCAGGAAACATTAAAAAACATTCCCCATCATTTAGACATTTACAATTTAGAAAAAGATGACAAAAAGACTTTTGAACTTATAAGAAGAGGAGACACAACTGGAGTTTTCCAACTTGAATCAGAAGGGATGAAAAAAATGCTTAGAAAAATCCAACCAACAGATTTTTCTGATCTTGTTGCTTCAGTTGCTCTGTATAGACCTGGGCCTCTTCAAAACATAGATCAGGACGAATTTGCTTTAAGAAAAAAGGGGAAAATTACGCCAGAGTATATCCATCCAAAACTAAAACCTATTTTAGAAGAAACTTATGGGATAATGCTATATCAGGAACAGGTGATGAAAATTGCAAATATTCTTGGTGGATTTTCTTTAGGAGAAGCTGATATTTTAAGAAAGGCAATGGGAAAGAAAAAAATAGAAGTGATGCAATCAATGGAAGAAAAATTTATTGAGGGTTGCTTAAAAAATGGACTTTCAAAAAAACAGGCGGAAGAAATCTTTGAAAAGATGAGTTCTTTCGCAAAATATGGATTTAACAAAGCTCATTCTGTCTCCTATGCAGAGATAGCTTACCAAACTGCTTACTTAAAAGCTCATTATCCTGTAGAATTTTATGCAGCTTCTCTTACAAGCAGCATAGGAGAAGATGTAGAAGAAATAAGGAAATTCATTAAAGATGCGAAAGAACATGGGATAGAAATTAAACCTCCTTGTATAAACATATCTAAGTATGAATTTGTTCCAGAAGGAAATGCAATCCGATATGGCTTAGGAGGAATAAAAAATGTTGGGAAAAGTGCTGTTTTAGAAATTATAAAAGAGAGAGAAAAAAAGAAATTTGAAGACTTCTTTGACTTTGTAGAAAGAGCAGGTGGAAGACTAGTAAACAAGAAAGTGATTGAAAGCCTAATAAAAGCTGGGGCTTTTGATTCCCTTCACCCCAATAGGAATTCTCTTCTTTCTACTTTACAAAATGCTGTGGACTATGCAAGATCAAAAGAAAAAAGAAAAATGGGTTCTCTATTTGAAGAGAAAAAAATGGAACTTGTTCCTGCACCTCCATTCGAAGAAGACGAAAAATTGAGATATGAACTTGAATCTTATGGTTTCTTTTTTTCAAATCATCCTCTACATAAATATGAAAAACTTGCAGAAGCACTTTTTACCCCTTCAGAAAAAATTAAGGAACTTCCTTCTAATAAATTAATAATTACAGGAGGGACAATAATAAACTGTGAGAAAAAAACCTCCAAAAAGAATCAACGTTGGGCAAAACTAAAGGTAGAAGACGAAAATGGCTCGTTTGATGTTCTTATATTTCCCAAATTATTTGAAGAGATAGGAACCAAAATAGACAATTTTTCCTCTATTGTAATAAAAGGAAGAATAAAAGAGGACTTAAGTACTAATCAGAAACAAATCACCGCAGAAAAAATTATCCCACTTGAAAAAATTGAAGAACATATTAAGAATGCTTATCTAATTCTTAATATAGGAGAAATAAGTGAGGAAGATATAACAGGCATAAAGAAAATTTTAACAGAATATCCTGGGAAAATACCTCTAATAATTCTCTGCAGAAATAACTATGAAGAAATCAAACTGAGATCCCGAGATATAAAAATAAATCCTGATGAGGAAATGATAGAAAAAGTTAACAACATAATAGGTGAGGGAAATCTTCGTTTCACCATATAA
- the purA gene encoding adenylosuccinate synthase produces MKKGNVAIIGLQWGDEGKGKLIDNIVESFDVVCRYQGGANAGHTVIYKGERIALHLIPSGIFHPDKISIIGNGVVIEISELIEEIENLKKRGIEIKNNLKISKRSHLILPSYFEEEKEMKEEIGTTGRAIGPAYANKILRKGIRLCDIFSEEYLAKFNLPSSYLEILKIFKDKYGHLVTDTVELLKNLLKRNKRILFEGAQGALLDIDLGTYPYVTSSNPTPGGILTGCGIPPNVISNIIGVTKAYVTRVGKGPLPTKMEEEEEELIRKIGNEFGATTGRARSCGWLDLVALKYAIWITGTTELALTKIDVLDGLPEVKIGVAYEIEGKKQDYFPPEVWQLEKVVPVYKSFPGWNNTKNIKTYQDLPKNAKSFIKFIENSTGVKVRYISTGEERGDLICV; encoded by the coding sequence ATGAAAAAAGGAAATGTAGCAATAATTGGTCTTCAATGGGGAGATGAAGGAAAGGGAAAACTAATAGATAATATTGTAGAGTCTTTCGACGTCGTCTGTAGATATCAAGGTGGAGCAAACGCTGGACATACAGTAATTTATAAAGGAGAGAGAATAGCTTTGCATCTAATTCCATCAGGAATTTTTCACCCTGATAAAATTTCTATAATTGGAAACGGAGTAGTAATTGAAATTTCTGAATTAATTGAAGAAATAGAAAATTTAAAGAAAAGGGGAATAGAAATAAAAAACAATTTAAAAATAAGTAAAAGAAGCCACTTGATTTTACCATCCTACTTTGAAGAAGAAAAAGAGATGAAAGAAGAAATTGGGACAACTGGAAGGGCAATAGGGCCTGCTTATGCAAACAAAATCTTAAGGAAAGGAATCAGATTGTGCGATATCTTCTCGGAAGAATATTTAGCTAAATTTAATCTTCCATCCTCTTACTTAGAAATATTAAAAATATTCAAAGATAAATATGGACATCTTGTAACAGATACGGTCGAACTTCTAAAAAATCTACTAAAAAGAAATAAAAGAATACTATTTGAAGGAGCTCAAGGTGCTCTTCTTGATATTGATCTTGGAACATACCCCTATGTAACTTCGTCTAATCCTACACCAGGAGGAATTTTAACAGGCTGTGGGATTCCACCAAATGTGATTTCTAATATTATAGGTGTTACAAAAGCATACGTAACAAGAGTGGGTAAAGGCCCCTTACCAACAAAAATGGAAGAAGAAGAAGAAGAACTTATAAGAAAAATTGGGAACGAATTTGGAGCAACAACAGGAAGAGCGAGAAGTTGCGGATGGTTGGATCTCGTTGCTCTAAAATATGCTATATGGATAACTGGAACAACAGAATTAGCTCTTACAAAAATAGATGTTTTGGATGGCTTACCAGAAGTGAAAATAGGTGTTGCCTACGAAATAGAAGGCAAAAAACAAGATTATTTTCCTCCGGAAGTTTGGCAGTTAGAAAAAGTAGTTCCTGTATACAAAAGCTTTCCTGGGTGGAATAATACAAAAAACATAAAAACCTACCAAGACTTACCAAAGAATGCTAAAAGCTTTATAAAATTTATAGAAAATTCCACAGGAGTAAAAGTTCGCTATATTTCTACAGGTGAAGAAAGAGGAGACTTAATCTGTGTTTAA